In one Erinaceus europaeus chromosome 3, mEriEur2.1, whole genome shotgun sequence genomic region, the following are encoded:
- the THNSL2 gene encoding threonine synthase-like 2 isoform X2: MWYVSTRGTTSCMDFEGVLFSGYASDGGLFMPEEIPQLDRETLHQWSTLSYPSLVKELCSLFIGPTLIPRDDLSDLIDRAFSRFRHREVVHLSKLRDGLNVLELWHGVTYAFKDLSLSCTAQFLQYFLEKREKHITVLVGTSGDTGSAAIESVQGAKNMDIVVLLPSGHCTKIQELQMTTVLRENVHVFGVEGNSDELDEPIKAVFADVPFAKKHNLMSLNSINWSRILVQMAHYFFAYFQCAPWLDVHPLPPVEVVVPTGAAGNLAAGCIAQKMGLPIHLVVAVNNNDIIHRTVQQGDFSMSTAVKPTLASAMDIQVPYNMERIFWLLSDSNSQATRALMEQFEKTQSLSLPKELHNKHCPLLPSPRLCSQVSRSCPGRWADP, encoded by the exons ATGTGGTATGTCAGCACTCGGGGGACAACCTCATGCATGGACTTTGAAGGGGTCCTCTTCTCTGGCTATGCATCAGATGGTGgtcttttcatgcctgaagagATCCCACAGCTGGATAGAGAGACCTTGCATCAGTGGAGCACTCTCTCCTATCCCAGTCTGGTGAAGGAGCTGTGCTCACTCTTCATTGGCCCCACACTCATTCCCAGAGATGACTTAAGTG ATCTTATTGACCGAGCCTTCAGCAGATTCCGCCACAGAGAGGTGGTCCATCTGTCCAAGTTGAGAGATGGACTGAATGTGTTGGAGCTGTGGCATGGGGTGACATATGCCTTTAAGGATCTATCCCTGAGCTGCACAGCCCAGTTCCTACAATACTTcctggagaagagggagaaacacatAACCGTGCTTGTAG GAACTTCCGGGGATACAGGAAGTGCTGCCATTGAGAGTGTTCAAGGAGCCAAGAACATGGACATTGTTGTTCTGCTGCCTAGTGGGCACTGCACCAAGATCCAGGAGCTGCAGATGACGACAGTGCTGAGGGAGAATGTCCACGTATTTGGAG TGGAGGGAAACAGTGATGAACTTGATGAGCCCATCAAGGCTGTGTTTGCTGATGTGCCTTTTGCCAAGAAGCACAATCTGATGAGCCTAAACTCAATCAACTGGTCTCGCATTCTTGTGCAAATGGCCCACTACTTCTTCGCTTATTTCCAGTGTGCTCCATGGCTAGACGTGCATCCCTTGCCTCCAGTGGAGGTGGTTGTGCCAACAGGTGCTGCTGGGAATCTGGCAG CTGGGTGTATAGCTCAGAAGATGGGCCTACCCATCCACCTGGTTGTGGCAgtgaacaacaatgacatcatccaCAGGACTGTGCAGCAGGGAGACTTCTCCATGTCCACGGCTGTCAAGCCAACCTTGGCATCTGCCATGGACATTCAG GTGCCCTACAATATGGAGAGGATCTTCTGGCTGCTATCTGACTCTAACAGCCAGGCGACAAGAGCCCTAATGGAACAATTTGAAAAGACCCAAAGTCTGAGTC